One Papaver somniferum cultivar HN1 chromosome 10, ASM357369v1, whole genome shotgun sequence genomic window carries:
- the LOC113317511 gene encoding uncharacterized protein LOC113317511, protein MLVLFFPLEAEEDYRRRQYKCIQKQTVLEAEEERIYKHSKNNSMVYSSSSCSNYNIHHKTSSIISIFVSFLLVFSSTIPIVLAETHDHKNNQTFRPLEELQKLKAINAHLRKINKRPIKTIQSPDGDLIDCIVTHEQPAFDHPNLIGQKPLDPPERPHGHNPKGRVSESFQLWTFNGETCPEGTIPIRRTKEEDILRATSVNTFGKKITNHFRRDSSSSDHEHAVGYVMGEEYYGAKASLNVWAPKVTNQYEFSLSQMWVISGSFGEDLNTIEAGWQVSPEIYGDNYPRFFTYWTTDAYQATGCYNLLCSGFVQTNNKIAIGAAISPTSSYNGGQFDISLLVWKDPNHGNWWLEFGSGLLVGYWPAFLFSHLRDHATMVQFGGEVVNTRPSGFHTPTQMGSGHFSEEGFGKASYFRNLQVVDWDNSLIPLSNLKVLADHPNCYDIQGGINSVWGNYFYYGGPGRNMKCP, encoded by the exons atgtTGGTGTTGTTTTTTCCATTAGAAGCGGAAGAAGATTATAGAAGAAGACAATACAAATGTATACAAAAACAAACAGTTttagaagcagaagaagaaagaatttaCAAACATTCCAAAAATAATAGTATGGTTTATTCTAGTTCCAGTTGTAGCAATTACAATATTCATCATAAAACTAGCTCAATCATTTCCATATTTGTtagttttcttcttgttttttcctCAACAATTCCCATTGTTTTAGCAGAAACCCatgatcataaaaataatcaaacatttaGACCACTTGAAGAATTACAAAAACTTAAGGCTATCAATGCTCATCTCAGGAAAATCAATAAACGTCCTATTAAGACAATTCAG AGTCCTGATGGTGATTTGATTGATTGTATTGTAACTCATGAACAACCAGCTTTTGATCATCCTAATCTAATAGGACAGAAACCTCTG GATCCACCAGAGAGGCCACACGGACATAATCCAAAGGGACGAGTATCAGAAAGTTTCCAGTTATGGACATTTAATGGAGAAACATGTCCTGAAGGAACAATTCCGATTAGAAGAACTAAAGAAGAAGATATTCTAAGAGCTACTTCTGTGAATACATTCGGAAAGAAGATTACTAATCATTTTAGACGTGATTCTTCTAGCAGTGATCATGAG CATGCAGTTGGATATGTAATGGGTGAAGAATATTATGGAGCAAAAGCTAGTTTAAATGTATGGGCACCAAAGGTGACTAATCAATATGAATTCAGTTTGTCTCAAATGTGGGTGATTTCTGGTTCATTCGGTGAAGATCTTAACACCATTGAAGCTGGTTGGCAG GTGAGCCCTGAGATATATGGAGACAACTATCCTAGGTTCTTCACTTACTGGACT ACGGATGCTTACCAAGCGACTGGTTGCTACAATTTGCTTTGCTCTGGTTTCGTGCAAACTAATAATAAGATTGCCATCGGAGCGGCAATCTCGCCGACATCGTCTTACAATGGCGGACAATTCGACATTAGTTTATTGGTTTGGAAG GATCCAAATCATGGGAATTGGTGGCTTGAGTTTGGCTCGGGATTACTAGTTGGATATTGGCCAGCATTTCTATTTAGTCATTTAAGAGATCATGCGACAATGGTACAATTTGGAGGTGAAGTTGTCAATACGCGACCATCAGGGTTTCATACGCCGACACAAATGGGTAGCGGTCATTTTTCAGAAGAAGGGTTTGGAAAAGCATCATATTTTCGAAACTTGCAAGTTGTAGATTGGGATAATAGTTTAATACCTTTATCAAATCTCAAAGTATTAGCAGATCATCCAAATTGTTATGACATTCAAGGAGGTATTAACAGCGTATGGGGGAATTACTTTTATTATGGAGGACCTGGAAGAAATATGAAATGTCCTTAA